One genomic window of Chloroflexota bacterium includes the following:
- a CDS encoding cytochrome c oxidase assembly protein has protein sequence MWDKIGAVLGTTWDLHPTLLVLIVGLAAVYAAGVANRRRVGRRLPPRQAAVFAAGIVLMALTLGSPLHHLADSDLFSAHMAQHLVLTLFVPPLLLLGTPEWLLMPVVRHPFLSRVGHHRAYAIACFVMFNVLFAYAHLPIIYDTLFGFDLLHRLTHIVFLVTAVVTWLPLLSPVPRVFPRISPPAQMLYAFAHSVPGALIGSLLTLADRVLYTHYGSAPERFGVSPLADQQVGGLLMWVVGGTYWLVILTVVFFIWADREERHAYG, from the coding sequence ATGTGGGATAAGATCGGCGCCGTCCTCGGCACGACCTGGGATCTTCACCCGACGCTGCTGGTCCTCATCGTGGGGCTCGCGGCCGTCTACGCCGCGGGCGTCGCGAACCGTCGACGGGTAGGGCGTCGCCTGCCCCCTCGCCAGGCGGCCGTGTTCGCGGCCGGGATCGTCTTGATGGCGCTGACCCTCGGCTCGCCGCTGCACCATCTCGCGGACAGCGACCTCTTCAGCGCCCACATGGCTCAGCATCTGGTCCTCACGCTGTTCGTCCCGCCCTTGCTGTTGCTGGGCACGCCGGAGTGGCTGCTGATGCCGGTCGTGCGCCACCCGTTCCTGTCGCGCGTCGGCCATCACCGCGCGTACGCTATCGCCTGCTTCGTCATGTTCAACGTCCTCTTCGCGTACGCGCACCTGCCGATCATCTACGACACGCTCTTCGGGTTCGACCTGCTGCACCGCCTCACCCACATCGTCTTTCTCGTCACGGCCGTCGTGACGTGGCTGCCGCTCCTGAGCCCGGTCCCACGCGTGTTTCCACGCATCTCGCCGCCGGCGCAGATGCTCTATGCCTTTGCCCACAGTGTGCCGGGCGCACTCATCGGCTCGCTCCTGACGCTTGCTGACCGCGTTCTGTACACGCACTACGGGTCAGCGCCCGAGCGGTTCGGCGTCTCCCCGCTGGCGGACCAGCAAGTGGGTGGGCTGCTCATGTGGGTGGTGGGAGGAACGTACTGGCTCGTGATCCTCACGGTCGTGTTCTTCATCTGGGCGGATCGTGAGGAGCGCCACGCCTATGGTTGA
- a CDS encoding cytochrome C oxidase subunit IV family protein, with product MSAHAVPHTVEHHPGAKEYIAIGTALTVITALEVTVYYVHAVRPVLPPILIALSALKFALVVMFYMHLKFDNRMFTGMFLFGLATAAFTAIAFLALFGFVRVAGA from the coding sequence ATGAGCGCGCACGCCGTTCCCCATACTGTCGAGCACCATCCGGGCGCGAAGGAATACATCGCCATCGGAACCGCGCTCACGGTTATCACCGCGCTTGAGGTCACCGTCTACTATGTGCACGCGGTCCGGCCGGTCCTCCCGCCGATCCTCATCGCGCTGTCCGCGTTGAAGTTCGCGCTCGTCGTGATGTTCTACATGCACTTAAAGTTCGACAATCGAATGTTCACGGGCATGTTCCTGTTTGGCCTTGCTACCGCTGCGTTTACCGCCATCGCATTCCTCGCCCTCTTCGGGTTCGTCCGCGTGGCTGGGGCCTAA
- the ccsA gene encoding cytochrome c biogenesis protein CcsA — translation MLTSAGARRALVWIAAIASAVSAAMIVFYVPNDRVQGVVQRIFYFHLALAWVAYLAFFLVLVASVVYLVSRDLRWDAFARASAELGVLFTTLVLIVGSLWGKPIWNTWWTWDPRLTTTLVLWFIYVAYLMLRAYTPDVERGARFGAILGIVGFVDVPIVHFSVQWWRSLHPDPVFARSDPQLPTPMIVTLLVTIAAMTLVFCALLTYRTMLERMRDDNRALEDDEVGERVYA, via the coding sequence ATGCTGACGAGCGCAGGAGCGCGCCGCGCTTTGGTGTGGATAGCGGCGATCGCATCGGCCGTCTCCGCGGCCATGATCGTCTTCTACGTCCCGAACGATCGAGTCCAGGGGGTCGTCCAGCGCATTTTCTACTTCCATCTCGCCCTGGCTTGGGTCGCGTACCTCGCCTTTTTCCTCGTGCTGGTGGCCAGTGTCGTCTACCTCGTGAGCCGCGACTTGCGCTGGGACGCGTTCGCTCGCGCCTCGGCCGAGCTGGGCGTGCTCTTCACGACGCTCGTGCTCATCGTCGGCTCGCTGTGGGGAAAGCCCATCTGGAACACGTGGTGGACCTGGGACCCGAGGCTGACGACGACCCTCGTTCTGTGGTTCATCTACGTCGCGTACCTCATGCTCCGCGCCTACACGCCCGACGTGGAGCGGGGCGCGCGATTCGGCGCGATCCTCGGGATCGTCGGGTTCGTGGACGTCCCCATTGTCCACTTCTCCGTTCAGTGGTGGCGCTCGCTCCACCCGGACCCCGTCTTCGCGCGGTCGGACCCGCAGCTCCCGACGCCCATGATCGTGACCCTGCTGGTCACCATCGCGGCCATGACCCTCGTCTTCTGTGCCCTCCTGACGTACCGGACGATGCTGGAGCGCATGCGCGATGACAACCGCGCGCTCGAAGACGACGAGGTCGGGGAGCGCGTCTATGCCTGA
- the ctaD gene encoding cytochrome c oxidase subunit I, with protein sequence MATIAAPTAARRGLLARPIAPTGLWSWLTTIDHKRIGILYGSSAFVFFLIGGIEALLMRTQLARPNNTLLGPGEFNALFTMHGTTMIFLVVMPLSAAFFNYIVPLQIGARDVAFPRLNAFSYWVFLGGAILLNMSFLTGMVPDVGWFAYAPNTLKQFSPDVATDFWVVGLQVLGVGTLAAGFNFLVTIIQLRAPGMTLMRMPLFTWTTFITSILIVLAFPVLAAALIALMFDRLFGTNFFNPAMGGEPILWQHMFWVFGHPEVYILILPSMGIVSEILPVFSRKPLFGYPFMVYAVAAIAFLSFTVWAHHMFTTGLGPIAVSFFAASTMLIAVPTGVKIFNWISTIYGGSIRLTTACLMALSFVGMFTIGGLSGVMHASPPVDTQHQDTYFVVAHFHYVLFGGAIFGLFGGIYYWFPKFTGRLLNETLGKIHWALFFIGFNLTFGPMHFLGVDGMPRRIYIYSEGMGWDLWNLVATIGAYTLGLGVLVFIYNVALSLRSGEIAGSDPWDGMTLEWSIPSPPPGYNFASVPTVHSRDPYWAQKHPELAGHELAEGRADATRVAQHSPEVHVADAGAHGEAEHHIHMPDPSYWPLVAAFGLFLAGFGVLLGAGLGDWLFNPFVIADYVSGSEYYAVTGVGLFVLLVGIFGWSLEPVNG encoded by the coding sequence ATGGCAACGATCGCAGCGCCCACCGCAGCCCGCCGTGGCCTGCTTGCTCGACCAATTGCGCCGACGGGACTGTGGAGCTGGCTCACCACCATCGACCACAAGCGCATCGGCATTCTGTATGGAAGCAGCGCGTTCGTCTTCTTCCTGATTGGCGGGATCGAAGCGCTGCTGATGCGCACGCAGCTTGCCCGGCCCAACAACACCCTCCTCGGCCCGGGGGAGTTCAACGCCCTGTTCACGATGCACGGTACGACGATGATCTTTCTCGTCGTCATGCCTCTGAGCGCGGCGTTCTTCAATTACATCGTTCCGCTGCAGATCGGAGCGCGCGACGTCGCCTTTCCTCGCCTGAACGCCTTCAGCTACTGGGTATTCCTCGGGGGAGCGATCCTGCTCAACATGAGCTTCCTCACCGGCATGGTGCCCGACGTTGGCTGGTTCGCTTACGCGCCGAACACGCTGAAGCAGTTCAGCCCCGACGTAGCGACCGACTTTTGGGTGGTCGGTCTTCAGGTCCTCGGTGTCGGAACGCTGGCCGCAGGCTTCAACTTTCTCGTGACCATCATCCAGCTCCGCGCGCCGGGCATGACCCTGATGCGCATGCCCCTCTTCACCTGGACGACGTTCATCACGTCCATCCTCATCGTTCTCGCATTCCCCGTGCTGGCCGCGGCGCTGATCGCGCTCATGTTCGACCGCCTCTTTGGGACCAATTTCTTCAACCCGGCTATGGGAGGCGAGCCCATCCTGTGGCAACACATGTTCTGGGTGTTCGGCCACCCCGAGGTCTACATTCTCATTCTTCCGTCCATGGGCATTGTGTCGGAGATCCTCCCGGTCTTTTCACGGAAGCCGCTGTTTGGCTATCCGTTCATGGTGTATGCCGTCGCCGCCATCGCGTTCCTGTCCTTTACGGTGTGGGCGCACCACATGTTCACTACGGGCCTCGGGCCCATCGCCGTATCGTTCTTCGCCGCGTCTACCATGCTCATTGCCGTGCCGACCGGGGTGAAGATCTTCAACTGGATCTCCACAATCTACGGCGGCTCCATTCGGCTCACGACCGCGTGCCTCATGGCGCTCTCATTTGTCGGCATGTTCACTATCGGTGGGCTGAGCGGCGTCATGCACGCCTCGCCACCCGTCGACACGCAACACCAGGACACGTATTTCGTCGTGGCGCACTTTCACTACGTCCTGTTCGGGGGCGCGATCTTCGGGCTCTTCGGCGGGATCTACTACTGGTTCCCCAAGTTCACCGGTCGGCTGCTGAACGAGACGCTGGGGAAGATCCATTGGGCGCTCTTCTTCATCGGGTTCAACCTGACGTTCGGGCCCATGCACTTCCTCGGCGTGGATGGCATGCCGCGGCGCATCTACATCTACTCAGAGGGTATGGGGTGGGACCTGTGGAACCTGGTCGCAACCATCGGCGCCTACACGCTCGGTCTGGGCGTCCTCGTCTTCATCTACAACGTTGCGCTCAGCCTCCGCTCCGGCGAGATCGCGGGGAGTGATCCCTGGGACGGGATGACGCTCGAGTGGTCGATTCCATCGCCACCGCCGGGCTACAACTTCGCTAGCGTCCCGACCGTGCATAGTCGAGACCCGTACTGGGCGCAGAAGCACCCCGAGCTGGCCGGGCACGAGCTGGCAGAGGGACGGGCCGATGCGACGCGCGTTGCCCAGCACTCTCCCGAAGTCCACGTGGCCGACGCCGGCGCGCACGGAGAAGCCGAGCACCACATCCACATGCCCGACCCGTCGTACTGGCCGCTGGTGGCCGCGTTCGGATTGTTCCTGGCGGGGTTCGGGGTGCTGCTGGGCGCCGGCTTGGGCGACTGGCTCTTCAACCCGTTCGTCATCGCCGACTACGTGTCGGGGTCGGAGTATTACGCCGTGACCGGCGTTGGCCTGTTCGTCCTTCTGGTCGGGATCTTCGGCTGGTCCCTCGAACCCGTGAACGGCTAG
- a CDS encoding cytochrome c — translation MKLGGIALLIIVLAFSLGACRNTGGGGGGGTSSGGNPDNGKALFSSKGCPTCHTLKSVQGANGTIGPDLDGIGTRAGGAGHEGAKPPETPEQYIDESIKDPGAFVVSGFPPPNQGGMVLPVPVNDAERRDLVAFLLTQK, via the coding sequence GTGAAGCTTGGGGGTATCGCGCTCCTGATCATCGTGCTCGCCTTTTCCCTGGGCGCATGTCGAAACACCGGTGGCGGTGGTGGTGGCGGGACCTCGAGCGGCGGCAATCCCGACAACGGGAAAGCCCTCTTCTCTTCCAAAGGTTGCCCGACGTGCCACACGCTGAAATCGGTCCAGGGTGCCAATGGGACGATCGGTCCCGATCTGGATGGGATCGGGACCCGAGCTGGCGGAGCAGGGCATGAGGGCGCAAAGCCCCCGGAGACGCCCGAGCAGTACATCGACGAGTCGATCAAGGATCCGGGAGCCTTCGTCGTCTCCGGGTTCCCGCCTCCAAATCAGGGCGGCATGGTGCTCCCCGTACCGGTGAACGATGCCGAGCGCCGCGACCTCGTCGCCTTTCTCCTGACGCAGAAGTAG
- the ccmA gene encoding heme ABC exporter ATP-binding protein CcmA, with the protein MLPTAPCPDGAEREEPALRPALEAAGLVRRYGSTVALRGVGLVVRRGEAVALLGPNGAGKTTLLRVLATLARPSAGSIVVDGVDALRHASVARRLVGLVAHQTFLYGELTARENLRFYGRLYGLHDLDACVARALDVMEIAQRADAPIRTLSRGMQQRVAVARATLHEPLVLLLDEPETGLDDASQERLARLIARWAHGGGAVLVASHRLEWVSGLADHAVVLREGRVAATLGPRQNGSLDLARAYHEAISGQGVAAMVASP; encoded by the coding sequence ATGCTGCCCACCGCGCCGTGCCCCGATGGCGCCGAGCGTGAAGAGCCCGCGCTTCGCCCGGCTCTGGAGGCGGCCGGTCTCGTCCGACGGTACGGGTCCACGGTGGCGCTGCGCGGGGTCGGCCTGGTCGTCCGACGTGGCGAAGCGGTCGCGCTTCTCGGCCCGAACGGCGCGGGAAAGACGACCCTCTTGCGCGTCCTGGCCACGCTGGCGCGGCCCTCGGCCGGGTCGATCGTCGTCGATGGGGTGGACGCTCTCCGCCACGCGTCGGTGGCGCGCCGACTGGTCGGGCTCGTCGCACACCAGACGTTCCTCTATGGCGAGCTGACCGCGCGGGAGAACCTTCGCTTCTACGGGCGCCTGTATGGACTCCACGATCTCGACGCTTGCGTCGCGCGCGCTCTCGACGTCATGGAGATCGCCCAGCGCGCCGACGCGCCGATTCGCACCCTGTCGCGCGGCATGCAGCAGCGCGTCGCGGTGGCCCGCGCGACCCTCCATGAGCCGCTCGTCCTGCTGTTGGACGAGCCTGAGACGGGTCTCGACGACGCATCCCAGGAGCGGCTGGCTCGGCTCATCGCGCGCTGGGCGCACGGAGGCGGCGCGGTTCTCGTGGCGAGTCATCGCCTCGAGTGGGTTTCCGGTCTCGCGGACCATGCCGTCGTGCTGCGCGAGGGGCGAGTCGCCGCCACCCTGGGTCCGAGACAAAACGGATCGCTTGACCTCGCGCGCGCCTACCACGAGGCAATCTCAGGGCAGGGCGTCGCCGCGATGGTGGCGAGCCCGTGA
- a CDS encoding heme exporter protein CcmB, whose translation MTGALTADLGWRAYARQLYALMAKDVIVERRTKDAITAMLVFSLLVLVTFNFALDLRAEIMPAVGPGVLWTAVVLGSTLGLGRTFAVERDQGTLDGLLMAPVDRSALYFAKLLANMLLMAAVLLVSVPVYAALFNVAVRPLPLLAIVVLGIVGFAAVGTLFSAMAAHTRAREVMLPILLFPVTVPILIGVVQATGLALGNPAARDMPWLSLLLGFDAMYVSLGAVTFEHALEE comes from the coding sequence GTGACCGGCGCGTTGACCGCGGACCTGGGCTGGCGGGCGTACGCGCGGCAGCTCTACGCTCTCATGGCCAAGGATGTGATCGTCGAGCGACGAACGAAAGACGCGATCACCGCGATGCTCGTCTTTTCGCTCTTGGTGCTCGTGACGTTCAACTTCGCCCTCGATCTCCGGGCCGAGATCATGCCGGCCGTGGGGCCGGGCGTGCTCTGGACCGCCGTCGTGTTGGGCAGCACCCTGGGCCTCGGCCGAACCTTCGCCGTGGAGCGCGACCAGGGGACCCTGGACGGCCTGCTCATGGCGCCGGTGGATCGGAGCGCGCTGTATTTTGCGAAGCTACTGGCCAATATGCTGTTGATGGCGGCGGTGCTGCTCGTCAGCGTGCCCGTTTACGCCGCGCTCTTCAACGTGGCCGTGCGACCGCTGCCGCTCCTCGCCATCGTGGTGCTCGGCATCGTGGGGTTCGCCGCGGTGGGCACGCTCTTTTCAGCCATGGCCGCTCACACGCGAGCACGCGAGGTTATGCTTCCGATCCTGCTCTTTCCTGTGACCGTCCCGATCCTCATCGGTGTGGTGCAGGCCACCGGACTCGCCCTCGGCAACCCCGCTGCGCGCGATATGCCGTGGCTCAGCCTGCTGCTCGGGTTCGACGCGATGTACGTTTCGCTCGGAGCCGTCACCTTCGAGCACGCGTTGGAGGAATAG
- a CDS encoding cytochrome c oxidase subunit 3, with translation MAQLAAAPPTHVEEHTTSTGLNNRKVLMWAFLGSDCMFFGSLIIAFLVYRGKWVGHPNPQDVFDIPYTSVSAFALLMSSLAMVLALAAIQRGDVRRLKIWLLTVAGLGLVFIGGQIYEFTSFGAEGLNLATNTGGTTFFVLTGFHGTHVSLGIAWLLSLFVLASQGKITQARSLDVEIAGLYWHFVDIVWIIIFTVVYLIPV, from the coding sequence TTGGCGCAACTGGCAGCCGCACCGCCCACGCACGTCGAAGAGCACACAACCAGTACCGGCCTCAACAACCGCAAGGTGCTGATGTGGGCGTTCCTCGGCTCCGACTGCATGTTCTTTGGTTCCCTCATCATCGCTTTCCTCGTCTACCGAGGTAAATGGGTCGGGCACCCGAACCCCCAGGACGTCTTCGATATTCCCTACACGTCGGTGAGCGCCTTTGCCCTTCTCATGAGTAGTCTCGCCATGGTGCTGGCGCTCGCAGCTATCCAGCGCGGCGACGTGCGACGATTGAAGATCTGGCTCTTGACGGTGGCTGGGCTCGGCCTGGTCTTCATCGGCGGGCAGATCTACGAGTTCACCAGCTTCGGCGCCGAAGGGCTCAACCTCGCCACCAATACCGGCGGCACGACGTTCTTCGTGCTGACCGGCTTTCATGGCACGCACGTCTCGCTGGGGATTGCCTGGCTGCTGTCGCTCTTCGTCCTCGCATCCCAGGGGAAGATCACGCAAGCGCGAAGTCTCGACGTCGAGATCGCCGGGCTTTACTGGCACTTCGTTGACATCGTCTGGATCATCATCTTCACCGTCGTCTATCTGATTCCGGTGTGA
- a CDS encoding cytochrome c maturation protein CcmE: MRAQVLIPALVVIVAAGYLLVTAVRTTAVYYLTVGELKAAGSSIYDQPVRVAGNVVPGSIQRDPTSFETRFQASDASGVLPVSYHGVLPDIFGDGIEVVVEGKYEPDGTFVAGTLLAKCPSKFEGAT; encoded by the coding sequence GTGCGGGCGCAGGTCCTGATACCGGCGCTCGTCGTGATCGTCGCGGCCGGGTACCTGCTCGTGACGGCGGTTCGCACGACCGCGGTCTACTATCTGACCGTCGGCGAGCTGAAGGCCGCGGGATCCAGCATCTACGATCAGCCCGTCCGCGTCGCTGGAAACGTGGTTCCTGGCTCAATCCAGCGGGACCCAACCTCCTTCGAGACTCGATTCCAGGCATCGGACGCGTCGGGCGTCCTGCCCGTGAGCTACCACGGCGTGCTTCCCGATATCTTCGGGGACGGAATCGAGGTTGTCGTAGAGGGGAAGTACGAACCGGACGGCACGTTCGTGGCGGGGACGCTTCTCGCCAAGTGCCCATCGAAGTTCGAGGGCGCCACCTAG